TACGAGGATTTCCTTTTGCCGTGGCAAATGTGCCTATTTTGCCAGGATTGTTGGGATTGAGTTTGTTGGGGGTGGTTAGTACCTTATTTGATATTTTCTTTTACGCACTCATCTTGCATGTTATTTTAAGCTGGGTCAATCCGCACACGCCTATTGCACCAGTGTTACATCATTTAACACGTCCGATATTAAGACCTATTCAGCAATTTGTTCCACTTTTGGGCGGCATCGATTTTTCACCCATGATTGCCATTATCCTACTGCAAATGCTGAATGTATCCGTCATCGATACACTGGCTAGAAATATAGCTGCTGCATTTTAAATAGAAGCTAAGCGGTGTTACAAAATGCCGCGCTAGCTCCATACCACATCAAAAACTTCACGTGGATACTGAGTATCCACTTGCAGCACAATGCGGGTATCAATAAAGTCAGATAAATTTGCCAAACTTTGCGACTCTTCATCTTGTAGCAAACTAATCACACTGGGCGAAGCAATCACTTTAAACTCGTTTGCTTCAAACTGCCTAGATTCACGCAATAGCTCACGCATAATCTCATAAGCAATCGTTTGCGCTGTTTTATACTCTCCACGACCTGAACACACTTCACATGGTTCACACAACAAATGTGCCAAACTTTCACGTGTCCGTTTGCGCGTCATTTCAACTAAGCCGAGCTGAGTAAAGCCATTCACATTTGTTCTGGCACGATCAATACTCAATGCACGATTCAGCTCTTCGAGCACTTTTGCACGCTGTTCATCTTCATCCATATCAATAAAATCAATGATGATAATACCGCCTAAGTTACGCAATCGTAATTGTTGCGCAATGCCTTGAGCCGCCTCTAAATTGGTTTTGAAAATGGTATCCGATAAGCTTTTTCCGCTTACAAAACTGCCAGTATTCACATCAACAGTTGTTAAGGCTTCTGTTTGATCAAAAATCAAATAGCCTCCCGATTTCAGGCCGACCTTGCGTAGAAAAGCAAGCTCAAACTCTTTTTCAATGTTATAAAAGTCAAAAATTGGTCGTTTACCTTGATAATGGCTAAGCAGTTTAACTGCATTAACAACATACAACTCGGCAAACTCTTTCATCAAAGTGAAGGTCTCCTTTGAATCGACACGAATGCTCACAGTCTCTTTATTCACAATATCGCGAAGCACACGTCTTGGCAGGCTTAAATCATAAAAAATCAAAGAGCGTTCTGTCGCCACTTTGCTATCTTCTTGAATCTTTGACCATACTTTTTCAAGATAAGCCACGTCTGCCAATAACTCTTCATCTGTCGCACTTTCAGACATGGTGCGAATGATAAAACCACCTTTTCTGTCTTCTGGCAGCAATCCTAATAAACGATTGCGCAGCAGTTCTCGTTCGTCTTCATCTTCAATACGTTGAGAAACACCGATATGCGCCTGATGCGGCAGAAACACCAAAAAACGCCCAGCAATACTCACCTCTGTGGTTAGTCGCGCACCCTTGGTGCCAATCGGCTCTTTAATCACTTGGACAATAATAAGCTGGCCTTCACGTAACACTTCTTGAATTGGCCTTCCTTGCGTTTCCTGATCAC
This region of Methylophilaceae bacterium genomic DNA includes:
- a CDS encoding YggT family protein; the encoded protein is MIQSATQFLLSTLLGLLTLMFLLRFIMQALKVSFYNPVGQIVIALTDFAVKPARRFIPSWKKNDLSTLLLAFITQLLLHLAILGLRGFPFAVANVPILPGLLGLSLLGVVSTLFDIFFYALILHVILSWVNPHTPIAPVLHHLTRPILRPIQQFVPLLGGIDFSPMIAIILLQMLNVSVIDTLARNIAAAF
- the rng gene encoding ribonuclease G, with the protein product MGQEILINVTPQETRVAVLEHGVAQELHIERSSSLGIVGNIYFGKVCRVLPGMQSAFVEIGLQRAAFLHAADIKECQSDQETQGRPIQEVLREGQLIIVQVIKEPIGTKGARLTTEVSIAGRFLVFLPHQAHIGVSQRIEDEDERELLRNRLLGLLPEDRKGGFIIRTMSESATDEELLADVAYLEKVWSKIQEDSKVATERSLIFYDLSLPRRVLRDIVNKETVSIRVDSKETFTLMKEFAELYVVNAVKLLSHYQGKRPIFDFYNIEKEFELAFLRKVGLKSGGYLIFDQTEALTTVDVNTGSFVSGKSLSDTIFKTNLEAAQGIAQQLRLRNLGGIIIIDFIDMDEDEQRAKVLEELNRALSIDRARTNVNGFTQLGLVEMTRKRTRESLAHLLCEPCEVCSGRGEYKTAQTIAYEIMRELLRESRQFEANEFKVIASPSVISLLQDEESQSLANLSDFIDTRIVLQVDTQYPREVFDVVWS